The proteins below come from a single Thermoplasmata archaeon genomic window:
- a CDS encoding ATP-binding protein — MQVEAIKRVLVSQREEIDELFRTERIVPRRTPDLLRFLARPNILAVLGVRRCGKSVLSNLLLRGMEYGFVNFDDERLSGIKARELDSVLEAMYSLHGPGLQYIVIDEAQNVPGWELFASRLRRTKRLLVTGSSAGLLSGELAARLTGRYIDFTLLPFSFDEFMLVRNFRVSDEVIYSTKGIASLKSLLQSYISTGGFPEAAQLGQGILRRIYDDIVTKDAILRYGVRYRATFRDMARYLMANSGHEITFSGLGRLFGLRDVHTVKNYVEFLSSVYLIFTLERFSRRLKQRALAPRKLYAIDTGLAGAVAPPESEARGRMMENAVAVELLRRAQLSDRPRELFYWKDHQQREVDFVVVEGGRATELIQVCHHFEDERTERRELDALARASRELGCRRLTVLSWEMEDVLRHDGKRIHVTPLWKWLLGRGPGRTVRGP; from the coding sequence ATGCAGGTCGAGGCCATCAAGCGCGTTCTCGTGAGCCAGAGGGAGGAGATCGACGAGCTCTTCAGGACAGAGAGAATTGTGCCCCGCAGGACCCCCGACCTCCTGCGCTTCCTCGCCCGCCCGAACATACTTGCCGTACTGGGCGTCCGGCGCTGCGGGAAGTCGGTGCTCTCAAACCTTCTGCTGAGGGGAATGGAATATGGATTTGTGAACTTCGACGACGAGAGGCTCTCGGGCATCAAAGCGAGAGAGCTCGACTCCGTCCTGGAGGCGATGTACAGCCTCCACGGGCCGGGCCTGCAGTACATCGTCATCGACGAGGCCCAGAACGTTCCCGGCTGGGAGCTCTTCGCGAGCCGCCTCAGGAGAACAAAGAGGCTTCTCGTGACGGGCAGCAGCGCCGGCCTCCTGTCCGGGGAGCTCGCGGCGCGCCTCACCGGCAGGTACATAGACTTCACCCTCCTCCCCTTCTCTTTCGACGAGTTCATGCTGGTCAGGAACTTCAGAGTCTCGGACGAGGTCATCTACTCAACGAAGGGAATCGCCAGCCTCAAGAGCCTCCTCCAGAGCTACATCTCCACCGGCGGGTTTCCCGAGGCCGCTCAGCTCGGGCAGGGCATCCTGAGGAGAATCTATGACGACATTGTCACCAAGGACGCCATTCTGAGATACGGCGTGCGCTACCGCGCAACCTTCAGGGACATGGCGAGGTATCTCATGGCGAACTCGGGTCACGAGATCACGTTCAGCGGCCTGGGCAGGCTCTTCGGCCTCAGGGACGTTCATACAGTAAAGAACTATGTGGAGTTTTTATCCTCTGTCTATCTTATTTTTACTCTTGAGAGATTCTCTAGAAGGCTGAAGCAGCGCGCGCTCGCCCCTAGAAAGCTCTACGCCATAGACACGGGACTCGCGGGGGCCGTGGCCCCGCCAGAGAGCGAGGCCCGGGGGCGGATGATGGAGAACGCTGTCGCGGTGGAGCTCCTGCGGAGGGCCCAGCTCTCTGACAGGCCCCGGGAGCTCTTCTACTGGAAGGACCACCAGCAGCGCGAGGTGGACTTTGTTGTCGTGGAAGGGGGCAGGGCCACCGAGCTGATTCAGGTCTGCCACCACTTTGAGGACGAGAGAACAGAGAGGCGCGAGCTCGACGCCCTCGCCAGAGCGTCGCGCGAGCTCGGCTGCCGCAGGCTCACGGTGCTGAGCTGGGAGATGGAGGACGTGCTCAGGCACGACGGAAAGAGAATTCATGTGACGCCGCTCTGGAAGTGGCTGCTCGGGCGCGGGCCCGGGCGGACCGTGAGGGGACCATGA
- a CDS encoding fibronectin type III domain-containing protein codes for MSGDWTPSHIGNIKDKKFFEIATGSAMGDPSQKEIYVTCSDGHAYQLIMERPAPANPVVWSDTHPQPGTWYTNNIVHVLWTNISEASGYSLVWDNSPSTIPDDKIDVEASIHDATSSPLEPGKWYFHIRARGRNLRWNSSAAHFGPICIGTPPDLNPPVISDVSVSGITDTQAVVTWRTSEPADSRVEYGPTTSYGRFVSDESLVLSHSIELSGLSPSTTYHFRVVSRSGGGALATGEDHTFTTASSPDLRPPVIFNAGVEGITGNSAVVVWETDEPSDSRADFGPTTSYGLSASDGTLVLRHSLLLSGLSPGASYHVRPRSQDRAGNAATGPDLTFRTMETPIPPDRAPPVISDVRVEGISTDRAVVTWRTDELADSEVDYGLSAEYGLSARDPGHVLFHSVMLRDLSPSTRYHLRVKSTDVFGNGPSVSEDIVFNTSAAPDSAPPVITGIVVLNITNTSAVVSWVTDELSDSLVEFGTDVHYGQVLSSGVLVRNHSMQLAGLTQGTTYHFRVRSRDASGNWAPWSADMTFTTLKGAGPGPAPPPPARGAGITTAGTPLLLWLPLGLAVIGALLAVCGWRRKGARSPPAPPGTPGAAPQPPVEEIETLEMEEALPGAPLGPGPPGPPEGWIEEAPAQPPSPLPSPPTALKQIECTGCRTRFYIQPASYPLRVTCPSCGRAGVYRGLSVPRQ; via the coding sequence ATGAGTGGCGATTGGACTCCTTCGCACATCGGGAATATTAAAGATAAAAAATTCTTTGAGATAGCAACCGGAAGCGCCATGGGCGACCCATCACAAAAAGAGATTTATGTAACCTGTAGCGATGGCCACGCCTACCAGCTGATAATGGAGAGGCCCGCCCCCGCGAACCCCGTCGTCTGGAGCGACACACACCCCCAGCCGGGAACATGGTACACGAACAACATCGTCCATGTGCTCTGGACAAATATCTCGGAGGCGAGCGGCTACTCCCTCGTCTGGGACAATTCACCGTCCACAATTCCCGACGACAAAATCGATGTGGAAGCCAGCATTCATGACGCCACCAGCTCGCCCCTCGAGCCCGGTAAGTGGTACTTCCACATCCGGGCGCGGGGCAGGAACCTGAGGTGGAACTCGAGCGCGGCCCACTTCGGCCCAATATGTATCGGCACCCCTCCGGACCTGAATCCGCCGGTCATATCCGATGTGAGCGTTTCCGGCATAACAGACACACAGGCAGTGGTTACATGGCGCACCAGCGAGCCCGCCGACAGCCGCGTTGAGTACGGCCCCACCACATCCTACGGACGGTTTGTGTCCGACGAGAGCCTCGTTCTCAGCCACAGCATCGAGCTCTCCGGCCTCTCGCCCTCGACGACATACCACTTCCGGGTTGTGTCGAGGAGCGGGGGTGGGGCGCTGGCAACCGGCGAGGACCACACGTTCACCACCGCTTCATCGCCCGACCTGAGGCCGCCCGTTATTTTTAACGCGGGTGTTGAGGGGATAACCGGGAACTCAGCCGTTGTGGTCTGGGAGACCGACGAGCCCTCGGACAGCCGCGCCGACTTCGGTCCAACAACCTCGTACGGACTCAGCGCCTCCGACGGCACGCTCGTCCTCCGCCACAGCCTCCTGCTCTCGGGGCTCTCGCCCGGCGCCAGCTACCACGTCCGGCCCCGCTCACAGGACCGTGCCGGGAACGCCGCCACGGGCCCCGACCTCACGTTCAGGACGATGGAGACGCCGATTCCGCCGGACAGGGCTCCACCCGTGATATCCGATGTCCGGGTCGAGGGAATATCAACCGACAGGGCCGTCGTGACCTGGCGCACCGACGAGCTCGCGGACAGCGAGGTGGATTACGGCCTCTCTGCAGAATACGGCCTCAGCGCCCGCGACCCCGGCCATGTCCTTTTCCATAGTGTAATGCTCCGGGACCTTTCGCCATCGACCAGATACCACCTCAGGGTCAAGTCAACCGACGTCTTCGGCAACGGGCCGTCCGTCAGCGAGGACATCGTCTTCAACACGAGCGCCGCGCCGGATAGCGCTCCGCCAGTCATAACGGGCATTGTTGTGCTAAATATAACCAACACGAGTGCGGTCGTCAGCTGGGTCACGGACGAGCTCTCGGACAGTCTGGTCGAGTTCGGAACGGACGTCCACTACGGCCAGGTATTGAGCTCCGGTGTTCTCGTCCGCAACCACTCCATGCAGCTCGCGGGCCTGACGCAGGGTACTACTTACCACTTCAGGGTCAGGTCCAGGGACGCCAGCGGGAACTGGGCGCCCTGGAGCGCGGACATGACCTTCACGACCCTGAAGGGCGCCGGGCCCGGCCCCGCCCCTCCCCCTCCGGCTAGGGGGGCTGGAATTACCACCGCCGGAACCCCCCTGTTGCTCTGGCTCCCTCTCGGGCTTGCTGTTATCGGAGCGTTGCTCGCTGTCTGCGGATGGAGGAGGAAGGGAGCGCGATCGCCTCCTGCCCCTCCCGGAACTCCAGGAGCTGCGCCGCAGCCCCCGGTGGAGGAAATCGAGACGCTCGAGATGGAGGAGGCTCTTCCCGGAGCGCCCCTCGGACCCGGCCCCCCCGGGCCTCCTGAGGGCTGGATTGAGGAAGCCCCGGCGCAACCGCCATCGCCACTACCTTCTCCGCCTACGGCACTGAAGCAAATAGAGTGCACGGGATGCCGGACCCGTTTCTATATCCAGCCAGCATCATACCCTCTCAGAGTAACGTGCCCGAGCTGCGGAAGGGCTGGAGTCTATCGAGGGCTGAGTGTGCCGCGGCAGTAG
- a CDS encoding carboxypeptidase-like regulatory domain-containing protein — MRRAQRARVAKVLWRAMVIGILVMTTIPVPTFGTGGPSIEGFVTAENTGQPIVNLDITFQLQRTMAEIYAQTDEQGHFEVLLDDFQGGWQPGDIVWIIPGQIDGYYVCHPYLEISSVMAPDYQFHIDLSATPISEDSNIIDMGSMWLKNHDQNSSYIYKTLIDGQEKLIDKKFKSVSIVCSCCYQDDGTNDLSPGQSLDVYYVYTLESRVNGTVQWGYHNDVTSGYYTVYYGRSTQSNPPNINFEITKQENFNRRWDFHFNIYSRNLYDSNEVFVNKSAYLYNIKFRFIE; from the coding sequence ATGAGGCGCGCGCAGAGGGCCAGAGTGGCGAAAGTTTTATGGAGGGCGATGGTCATTGGGATTCTGGTCATGACGACTATTCCAGTTCCAACTTTCGGCACAGGTGGCCCCTCAATTGAAGGATTCGTCACTGCAGAAAATACAGGACAACCTATTGTAAATCTGGACATAACATTTCAGCTCCAGAGGACAATGGCTGAGATCTACGCTCAAACAGATGAGCAAGGGCATTTTGAAGTTTTACTTGATGACTTTCAGGGAGGATGGCAGCCGGGGGATATAGTCTGGATAATTCCGGGGCAGATTGATGGCTACTATGTTTGCCATCCATATTTAGAAATCAGCAGTGTAATGGCACCAGATTATCAATTTCATATAGATTTATCGGCTACACCTATTTCTGAAGATTCCAATATAATTGATATGGGTTCAATGTGGTTGAAAAATCATGACCAGAACAGTAGTTATATTTACAAAACACTTATTGACGGTCAAGAAAAGCTTATTGATAAAAAGTTTAAAAGTGTGTCTATTGTATGTTCATGTTGTTATCAAGACGATGGAACCAACGACTTATCTCCAGGACAATCTTTAGATGTATATTATGTTTATACATTAGAAAGTCGTGTAAATGGGACCGTGCAATGGGGATATCACAATGACGTAACAAGTGGATATTATACTGTCTATTACGGTCGTAGTACTCAATCGAATCCTCCAAATATAAATTTCGAAATAACAAAACAAGAAAACTTTAATAGAAGATGGGATTTTCATTTCAATATATATTCAAGAAATCTTTATGATTCTAATGAAGTTTTTGTTAATAAAAGTGCTTATCTATATAATATCAAATTTAGATTTATAGAGTAA
- a CDS encoding DUF86 domain-containing protein codes for MRVSGQSHEKTNLEEFLADEDFKRASVRSLEIIGKAAKRIPEEFRMRHSEVNWREMAGMRDVLIHDYLGVDYRIVWDVMTKHIPPLLEKISTMIE; via the coding sequence ATGCGAGTATCTGGTCAATCTCACGAAAAAACGAATCTGGAGGAGTTCCTGGCTGATGAAGATTTCAAGAGAGCCTCGGTGAGGAGCCTCGAGATAATCGGGAAGGCAGCCAAGAGAATTCCTGAGGAGTTCCGGATGAGGCACTCCGAAGTCAACTGGAGGGAGATGGCGGGCATGAGGGATGTCCTTATTCATGACTATCTCGGTGTCGACTACAGAATCGTTTGGGATGTGATGACCAAACACATTCCGCCTCTGCTTGAAAAGATTTCCACAATGATTGAGTGA
- a CDS encoding nucleotidyltransferase family protein, producing MQESGMTDNKGPPSKSAVLRKLSSSAERLREFGVRRIGLFGSVRAGRAREDSDIDLLVEFEPGRETFADLMGLHSFLTQLLRGKIDLVTVGGLSPYLGPHILREVEYAEGLH from the coding sequence ATGCAGGAGTCCGGCATGACAGACAACAAGGGCCCACCGAGTAAATCGGCGGTCCTCCGGAAGCTGTCCTCCAGTGCGGAGAGGCTGCGAGAGTTCGGGGTCAGGAGAATCGGTCTCTTCGGCTCCGTGAGGGCGGGCCGCGCTCGTGAAGATAGTGATATTGATCTTCTGGTCGAGTTCGAGCCCGGCCGGGAGACTTTCGCCGACCTGATGGGCCTTCACTCCTTCCTGACGCAACTGCTGAGAGGGAAAATAGACCTAGTTACCGTGGGCGGCCTCAGCCCCTATCTTGGTCCGCACATCCTCCGCGAGGTTGAATATGCCGAAGGATTGCATTGA
- a CDS encoding universal stress protein: MGVKLVAYDGSEASKKALQQAAGLMKPGDELVLVMVVPTAVIKEFADVPPDVSTSKARAMVEAAVEELRGRGVSARGVVREGDIADEILNLSAELSADIIVIGHRGLSKIGRFAIGSVADRVVRYASRPVLIVR; this comes from the coding sequence ATGGGAGTCAAGCTGGTCGCCTACGACGGCTCCGAGGCCTCCAAAAAGGCCCTCCAGCAGGCCGCGGGGCTCATGAAACCGGGCGACGAGCTGGTTCTGGTCATGGTCGTCCCGACGGCGGTCATCAAGGAGTTCGCGGACGTCCCGCCCGACGTATCGACCTCAAAGGCCCGCGCGATGGTCGAGGCGGCCGTGGAGGAGCTGAGGGGCAGGGGCGTGAGCGCGCGGGGCGTGGTGCGAGAGGGCGACATCGCGGACGAGATTCTCAACCTGAGCGCGGAGCTTAGCGCGGACATCATCGTCATCGGCCACAGGGGCCTGAGCAAGATCGGCCGGTTCGCGATAGGCAGCGTTGCGGACCGCGTCGTGCGCTACGCAAGTAGGCCGGTGCTGATCGTGAGGTAA